attgCTAGTAGTGTAATGGTTTTATCTTAACCCCCAGGGGCTTCTCTCTGGTACTGGAGGTGTCCACCTGTGTTCCATCTACATTTTTTCCGAACCTAATCCACCTGGTGTGAGACGTGTGCTGTAATAGAGGTAAGCAAGGGCACTGCAATTAGGAGCTGGGGGCCTCGGCGATGGCAGGTGGGAACCTGTCACGGATGGGGAGCAAGGACTCTGCAGCTGGTTGTGATGGGTGCCCTTGGCAGAGGCCAGTTTGGTACCCTGTGTCTGAAGGCCTGCGGAAGGCAAGCAGCAcggagagggctggggagggcagaCCCAGAGAGACGCTGAGGGTCAGGAGGCTAAGTGCTTCACCGTTTTGCCCAAGGCTGGGCTTTGATCTCTGGGAACAGGTAGAACGGAAGTCACCACTGACAGGCTCTTCTCAGTCCCGGGAAGAGCACGCTCCAGACCACGTGAAGGTAAATATGAGAAGAGTCGCCTGAAAGTAAACAGGGTATTAAAAGGGATCCGGGAAAGCGAAAGCAGCGTCTGAGAGCAGAAGCACCAAGCCGGGAGCTGGGCGGTGGAGACAGAGGAGAGCTTTGTGCAACGGCCTCCAGTCCTGGCTGCCATGTGGGGGCCACTCCTCTCCTTGCTTCTCCTGGCTGCTCTGTCGCAGGTAAGTCCCAGATCTTCCCCCCCGCCCAACCCCAGGGCACTCTTGCAGCCCTTATTTCTTgaggtcaaaaataaaaaagacgaGAAGATGCGGAAGAGGAGGGAAACATGCCTTGGGGAAATGCTTGCTGACGGATAcggagccatttttttttccctccaaaatgAGCCCTGTTTTAGTTCATTAGCTTCAGGGGAGAGTGGAAAACATTTCTCCCTTTCAGGTAAGGGCACGAAGTCCTGCTTCGGAGATGTTTGAGCAGCTCCCATATTTTCATAAGGTGTGTTATTCACACTCGGGGTGCAGCAGCCCTGCGGGCGGGGTGGCGGTGCCCGCAGCGGACGCTGGGGCGGGCTCGGCTTTCCACTGAGCCTCTGGAAAAAATGATCCTGACCACTTTCTTCAACTAAACCTGGCCTTGTTTGAAAGGCGCACTTCAGaacaaacatttatatttttaaaatgctctacttgtcttttctccttttggtgAAAGAGAATCTGTTCATGGTGACTTATTTCAAGCAACAGACCAAAGGGAAGTTTGATGTCATGTGAGCAGTTCATTGCCTTGGTATTTTTTGACAGAAAGGTTAAAACAGGGTGACTTATTTATGGATTTATGTAAGTGGTGGAGGTTATTGCTAGCCCACAGGACAGAGCTTTTGAAACCTGGTGATTTAGAAAGCAGGGACATGTCTGTCAATTAACATTTGATTGGGGCTGTCAGTAGTGGATGTATCTTAGAAAACCAGGGATTGAAAATTATTATATAGGGagaaatttaagattttaaaaggaCCACATGAGAATGTCAGTGGTTCTGTTATGTGGAGGGGTATTCTGCCCAGTTGAGGTGAGATGGGACTGCCTACCTCCTGTTCCATCAGCTGGAGAAAAGGTCAGTCACTCATGGGGATTGAAAGCTATAATGGACCCCTAAGCAGCAAATATTCCAACACACAGAGGTGTgcccaaaatataaaacaaaaaggaacacaATGTGGgttatagaggagttcccattgtggcacagcggaaacaaatctgactagtgtctatgaggacaaaggttcaatccctggccttgcttagtgggttgggggatccagcgttgccatgagctgtgctgtaggttgagttgtggcttgggtcctgcactgctgtggctgtgctgtaggctggcagctatagctcctattagaccactagcctgggaatttccatatgcctcaggtgcagccctaaaaagcaaaaaaaaaaaaaaaaaaaaaaaaaaaagggggggttatAGATAGAGcaataaaaaatattgctttgCCATTGTGAGTTTCTGAAGCATCTGATAATAtctaccatttattgaacattagTATGTGCCAAGCACTACAATAGGCACTTTAGTCATTATCTTAATCCACAAAATAACCTTGCAAAATGGATATTATTAACCCTCCTCCTCATAGAGGAGGCTGAGGGTCAAAGatcaaataaaagaaaggaagttatCTAAGATCCCAAAACTAGACGAAAGCTTGGCTCTGTGATAAAAACCCTTGTTCTTTCTGTTGTATcattctgatgatttttttgttatcttgagattttaattttaaaaagaaccaagacgtccaaagacaagagaaaattatatataattctttgTATTTCCCCACATACTTGCCATTTGCAGAACCCTTCAATTCTTCTTGTATTTCTAAATACTATCTACTGTAATTTTCCCTTAAGACTGAAGagcttcctttagtatttcttgtgaGGCAAGTATGCTGGCAACAATTTCCcccagtttttgtttatctggaaaTGTCTTTAATTgcaccttcatttttgaaagatagtttCATTGGAAATAGAATCCCAGgttgacagttttgtttttttctttacggTGTCTGGGTGTCTTGTTCtccttatctttgttttttaaagatttaatttttagtGTAGTTTTAAGTTTCCAGCAAATATGACAGGAAGGTATAGAGGTTTCCTGTATACCACCTGCCCCAACACATGCATgcgccctccccctgccccattaTCACCATCCCCACCTAGAGTGGAACATTTGTTACAACTGGTGAGCCCACACCAATACATTGTAACCATCCAGAGTCTGTCTTTACCTTAGCATTCACTCTTGGTGCTGTATATTCTGTGAGTTTGGACAAAGTATAATGACACATATCACCATTACAGTATtgtacagagtattttcactgccctaaaatcctctgtgctctacctCTTCATCCTTCCCCTATCCCTGGCAAACACTGATCTTTCTACTTGTtgccatagttttgtcttttccataatgtcacatagttggaatcatacagcgtGTAGACTTTTagatgggcttctttcacttagtaatatgcatatCTTTTCAAGACTTGATGGCTCATTTCCTTTGAgcactgaataatgttccattgtctgGGTGTACTGTAGTTTATCtattcacctgctgaaggacatcttggtttcCTTCTTTTGATGAGAAGTCAGATCTCATTCTCATCTTCTTGTGTCTAATACTCCCCTTTGCTCAGACTGATTGCAAGGTTTTCTCTCTATCCTAGGGCATCAAGACTGATACCTTGTGACCTCGGAGATTATGCAGAAATGCTTCAAGAGTGGAAAGATAAACAGATATCTCTGGGGTGGGCAGTTTCAGGAGTGTCAATAGAGGGAACAATATGAGGAGAAGCCAACTAGTGTGTCTTGCCAAGTGCACAGCATAGGAGGGGAGCGCATGGAGCATTTTGTTTAGAGAGAAAGGCAGGAGCCGGCATCCACAGAACTTCAGGTACCATGCTCGGAAGTTTGGACTGCATGCTGTTGACAGTAGGGAACTACTGATGATGGGCTTTAAGGAGATGAGAAGGATCAGTTATGTTTTCTAAGAGATCCTTCCAGCTGTGACATGGTGGTTTTGCTGAAGTCATACTTGAAGGAGGGAGACCAGTTAGCAACTTACGGTAACAGTACTTGGTAGCGGTGAAAATTGGGGAAGAGTGACTAGTTTTAGGGATATGAGGATGATAAGTGGGCTTAGTTACTAAATGACTCTGGGAAGTGATGGGGAGGAAGATGACCTGGATGACCCCTGGCTTCCTAACTCCCAAGTCTGGAGAAGCTGTCTGGGTGGGTGGGCCAATGATGAGTTTGGGATGTGAGTTTTTCCTGTAGAACATTCTAATGGAGATGTCTAGTAGGCACTTAGCTATATGGATCTGAGCTCAGTAGAGAAGTCCTGGATGGAAATTTAGTTTTGAAGCTGCACAGGGTGGAAATTGAAGGCAAAGGGGTAGATAAAACAGCAAGAGACAGTGTGCAGAGTGAGGACAACAATATGTGAAGGTCATGAAACACCAATGAGCCTAAATCTAAGTCAAATTCATGTAATAGGAGCTGGCAAAGGATTTTGAAAAAGTATGTCTAGAGGTAGGGGTAGAACTGGTGTCGGGAGGAGCAGTAAGGGGGTTGGTATCATGGAATCCTAGGGAGAGCAGAGAATTGAGAGTCCAAAGGCTTAGAGAAGTGGAGCAAGGGAAGAACAGAGAGTTTATGAACTTTATCCCAGCTGAGAGGCCACTTAATGCAGCAAGGGGCCCCTGGTAACCAGGGATGAACCTGGCCAAGAAGAAGTAGGCACTATTTCTAGCCTTGCTATTTCTATACCCTTCTACATTTTgaatttcctctcctcttcctccaaaaGCCCGGCACTACTATATCCTCAAAGTCTATTCTCATATTTCACATGCAACTCAAAGAGTAGCTGAATGTGCCACTCTGGAATATGTGTTTTAccagtggtttttctttttttaaaaaggttgaaCTAGGGAATTctcaaacagatatttttattttattttattttatttttgtcttttgttgttgttgttgttgctatttcttgggccgctcccacagcatatggaggttcccaggccaggggttgaatcggagctatagccaccggcctacgccagagccacagcaactcgggatccgagccgcgtctgcaacctacaccacagctcacggcaatgccagatcgtttacccactgagcaagggcagggaccgaacccgcaacctcatggttcctagtcggattcgttaaccacttcgccacgacgggaactcctcaaacagatatttttaaatgtagggTTTTGGGGTTGGGAAGAAATTTAGATCTCTGGATCAGACCAACTGCTTTCGGTtgcatcaaataaaaattaagtacagAAATGACTTGCCAAGTACTGCTAAGTGCTAGCAGTACACCAGTAAGTGAATCTCCAGGCCCTAAGGCTGGGTAGCTTTATGGTGAGTGGAGAAGACAGACACTTAACACAGATAATTTCAATACACAGACAGGTAATAGGGAGTGTGGAGAAGTTCATAGAAAGTCTTTGGAAAAGGCAGCAACTCATTAAAGGAGTAAAGGTAGGTGAAGATtacaggcagaaggaacagcatcaGATACACAGGGAACCACATGCACTTGCActtgccagaggggagggtgaGGAATGTAGGAATGCAAGAGAGAGGAGGGCCCTGAAGGCTGTGCTCAGGAGTATTGGTGACTCCAGGGTGAGGGATGGAGATGGAGCAGGTGAGGGTGAGCTCGGCTTCCTGGCCTGCAGAACTCAGTGGATGATGCCACCATTTGCTACAATGGGGATGAGCTGAGGAGCATTTTcttggggggcagggagatgaGCTGACATCAAAGCGAGATATACTGAGAAATTAATGGGTTAGTTTTGAGCTCAGGGAGGTGTAGCCTGGAGAAGAGAAACAGATGCAGAGATTTAGAGACCTGTTGAATATCAAAGCTGGTCTGTGGCAAGACCTGGCCTAGAGACGGGAGTGGGGTAAGGATTGAGAGTTGCTTGCCTGGTTTACATCCTTCTACTGCTTACTTGATacgtgaccttgggtaagttaagCAATCTGAGCCTCATggtcctcatttataaaatggggcaTGTCATTTCCTGTTGCTTCTGAAACAAACTGCTACAGtcatagtggcttaaaacagcataaATTTATTATGTATAGTCCTGGACATCTGTAGTCTGAAAACTGGTCTTGAGCTAAAATCAAGGCAGGGCTGTGTCCCTTCCATGGCACCTAGGGGGAGACTCTGCCCTGTGGCTTCTCCAGCTTTTATAAGCTGCCTGCAtcttggcttgtggccccctTCAGCAGCGGCATCACACCTTCTCTGACTCACCTGCCTCTTTTGCCCTTTTGAGGTAGAATAGGTTGGAGGGGAGAACTGGGAGTTTGTTGTTGGGCATGTGAAGTTTGTTATACCTGTCAAGTATCTAAGTGGAGATCTGTGAAGCAGGCAATCTGGGTCTGCGTTCAGAAGAAGAACCTGGGTGGAGATAAGAGATTCAATGAGGGAAGTTACTTCAGAGGTTACCCACAGGAGGCTCCAGTGTTTAGAGTTGAAAATGAGAAGAAGCCAGCCATGGAGACTGAGAAAGAGCCATTCATGAGAAAAGAGGAGCATGAGAGGCATATGCTGGAAGCTGAGTACAGAAATGAGAGAGTGATCATAGCAAATActgatattattattaaaactCACTGCACTGTGCTTGGGGGAAATGTAATTTGGAGGAAATGTATTTCTAGAAAACCTCTGAAATTAGAGGAACAATTTCTCACATCACTTTTATTACCAAATGAAGTTctgctgcagggcccagggcacCAGGCTGTTAGACACGGCACCTGAAGGCAGGCCTGCAGAGGTGGCTGAAGTGCACCGTCGCAAACAGTTTTGTCACTGGCCCTGTCAGTGCCCTCGTCGGAAGCCCAGCTGCCCTCCTGGAGTGAGCCTGGTGAGGGACGGCTGTGGATGCTGTAAAATCTGCGCCAAGCAGCCGGGGGACACCTGCAACGAAGCTGACGTCTGCGACCCCCACAAAGGGCTGTACTGTGACTACTCCGCAGATGGGCCCTGGTACGAGACTGGAGTGTGTGCATGTAAGTGTCTTCTGGATTGCCTGGAAAATGTCGAGTCGAGACaggatttttttcctgcagttgCTAATTTGGAATAATCAGCCTAGTTTAACTAAACATGAGGTAGGTTTAGTTTTCCTGTCCCAGTTGAGACCAGCCTTGTCACAATGGACATCCTGTGAAATTAGCAGATGTTTACACATGTTCAGAAACCTGTTGTTTTTATTGCATTGAAATGATCTTGCAGACTCGGACACCCCTCTCCCAAACAGTGCAAGGCAAgttaatttcacttatttaacAAACACTCTGGGAGCATCCACTACTGAGCTAGACACTGTGACCAGCAACTGGGACACATGGAAAAAAGGTACAGGCCCTGCCCTCACAAAGTCTGTTGTGTCAGCTCTTTCCACAAGTGACTTTGCCTGCAGTGTGATGAGTACTgtaatgaggatgtgggtaggGATGTTCTATGACTGGGGTCACAAACTATGGTGCAGGGACCAAAACTGGTGCCCATTCGGTGCTGTACTCagggtgatttttaaattaactttaccCTAGAACGGAGAACAAGGTCCTTAATTCTGAAGGTGAACACGCGCGGCTGATAACCTATGATATAACGAAAATGtctcattttcactttttacaGATGTTCTGTGAAGGAGGTTCCAGACAGGGCCTAAGAAACGGAGACCTGTATTTCATAAAGGAGAGAGCGATGTCCTCTCTAGTTTGTGACTGAAGGTCTAGACTATCAGTTATGGCCTCCTTGGTGACTTGgctcttttctcttctcagaCCTTGTAGCTGTGGGATGTGAGTTCAATGGGGTACATTATCAGAACGGCCAAGTATTTCAGCCCAATCCCCTGTTTAGCTGCCTCTGTGTGAGTGGGGCCATCGGCTGCACACCTCTGTTCATACCAAAGCGGGCTGACAATCACTGCTCTGGGGCTAAA
The Sus scrofa isolate TJ Tabasco breed Duroc chromosome 1, Sscrofa11.1, whole genome shotgun sequence DNA segment above includes these coding regions:
- the WISP3 gene encoding WNT1-inducible-signaling pathway protein 3 isoform X3; the encoded protein is MWGPLLSLLLLAALSQFCCRAQGTRLLDTAPEGRPAEVAEVHRRKQFCHWPCQCPRRKPSCPPGVSLVRDGCGCCKICAKQPGDTCNEADVCDPHKGLYCDYSADGPWYETGVCAYLVAVGCEFNGVHYQNGQVFQPNPLFSCLCVSGAIGCTPLFIPKRADNHCSGAKGGKKTHQSKCGRGPSQQQLSTSYRTMPDGHQAFNLLPALRSLNCCLPSSV
- the WISP3 gene encoding WNT1-inducible-signaling pathway protein 3 isoform X2, whose product is MWGPLLSLLLLAALSQFCCRAQGTRLLDTAPEGRPAEVAEVHRRKQFCHWPCQCPRRKPSCPPGVSLVRDGCGCCKICAKQPGDTCNEADVCDPHKGLYCDYSADGPWYETGVCAYLVAVGCEFNGVHYQNGQVFQPNPLFSCLCVSGAIGCTPLFIPKRADNHCSGAKGGKKTHQSKCGRGPSQQQLSTSYRTMPDGHQAFNLLPALRSLNCCLPSRYLCFCFLSLSSMCDCQILL